The DNA window CGAGATAAAACCTCGTATTCTCGATAAAGCTATAATAAACCATGACCATGAATGGCAACTTACTAGTTAGTGTCAAACCACTTGGTCATTTCCATAGCAGGCACAGAGGCATTTCCCCTAGCCATGGAGAAGTAAGTATCGAATCTGATCTCACCACCGTTCCAACCATATCTCGGTGGAACAGCACCGAGCATCGAGGTGGCATCAAGCACCTGGTCATAGTAAGAGAAAGTGTTGCTAGGAATGTACTTGATCCCAGCATCAGCCATTTGTTTCCAAATAGCTGACCTGAGATCAGCTGCAACCTTCTGCAAATCTTCAGCACTGCTCTTCTTATCCCAAAATGATTCCAAAGCAAACTTAAGCTCTCTCTTTGGTCCCATACGGGGATAGCCAACAATGTGGGAAGccatttctgaaaaaaaaaataccaaaattcagcttcattacataaaaatcaaatataaatgaTAAACAACATTGAATCAGATCAAAAGTTCATGTGAATTGAAGTTTTAGCCTACTAACTAATGTAAATTACCAAACAAAATGCAGATCTAAATGTTTTAAGATAAGATAATGCTCAATTCACATTAGATCTATATCAAGAAATCAATAATTAAACACTACAATTATGAACACTGATCAATGCTTTACAAGAACAAGTTAAAGGAAGGAATTTTAAGTAATGATAATGAAAACCCAGAAAAGAAAACAAGGTTTACAGTTGAAATGATGACGCTTTAACGATAGATCTCAatgaaaaacatatatatttataaagtttttgaaagaaaaaaaaaactcaaaaagagAGGCAGTTCATTAATGGATACATAGTAAATGTGAAAACAGTGGCGACTGTAAGGAAAGCAGGAACCGGACAGTACCGTAGAGAACGGAGATGGAACCGGAGAGATAAAATATAGGGAAAAGAGGAGATTCAGTGGAAGAAGGAAAGATACCGCACGATTTGTGAGAGAAAGGAATTACTTATTTATAGCCAAAGTAGTAGCTACCTACCGACGGTTAAATAATGGTTAAATTCTTCTATTAGTCCCTACATTATTACTAAGTTGCAGATGTAATCCATATacggttaaaatatgtcataagtcatTGTACACTTCGtagatttctaatttagtcccttcacttttacttttaggaatttagtctctataattttcagatttcaaaatttaggtctaACTATTAACACTATtgaaattaatttgttaaattcaagtttattacaaTGTCATTCTTTTAGTTATATTGCTGTCAAGTAAGTTTATTtccttatttcaaaatatcataccaatgaatttaacataaaaattaatagtgttgacaattgaacttaaattttgaaatttaaaaaatagaaggactaaattctaaaaaagtaaaagtatatagattaaattctaaatttataaagagtATATAAacctataacatattttaacctttttatcaACACACTATTAGGGAGGGGACCACATATGAGATGGTTGGAAAGTCATGCTTCCAACAAGTATTGGGTCACgaactctaatttaattatttttagttaaaatttttttagatttgatataaataataattattaaatttgttaccTTAAATTTTACTTGCacgataaataaattattacatgtgCATTGCCGTATTAGCTTGTTATTGATAGAAAAGTCACGTCATTTTAATTTACGAGTTTAATAACTATTGTTTAAGTTAtgaataaaacttcaaaatttgtatagggattaaaaataatcaaattgaagaataggattaaatccacaacttatgtATAGTACGaaattaatagtagaatttaacctaataaATTTAATTACCGTTGTTTGGATTAGGATAAATAGcaaaatggactaaattagaatatatagactaaactcataatttatacataatatagggactaatagcaaatttaacctCAAATAAAGGTCTTGAAACCACGTCAGTAaagaattttgcaaaaaaaaaatcataaatttgcaaaatttatttattttttaatttaaaattttactttaagaAATATTGTCATGATTGtggaattattaattttattgtattaaatattatgataaatttatgtatacgttttatatttaatttttattataaatatttatatcataattcaattactttttaggtgattattttttaaattcaattctgTCCATtgtttttttggtaaaaagaccTCTCTAATCCCTTCTCAATTTCGAAACTGAACAAATTGATCCctctaaaaaaattgaaacaatttaatccagtcaattttgaaagtgagcagCTAAAAACAATTAATCATGGCATTAATATCTTCCGTCAATTCTACATAATTTTGATCagtataacaacaaatttagctctcgatatttacataatttgttaatttggtcttaattctaaaaaattcaacaaatttaacctcaatatttacacatttacatGAATGCTgtgggctaaatttgttaaatagtGACAaccttgatagaatgtgtaaactttgagtgctaaatttattactataataactaaaattatgtacaatttgaagaaaaatattaATGCCATGATTAATTGTCCTTGGTTGCTTACTTTCGgaattaaaaggattaaattgttctGATTTTTTAAAGGGACCAATTTACTTAAAATCAAAATTGAGAGGACTATTTTTTAGGTTTGTTTATTGTTCATAAATGATATCATGTTCGAAGGTGGGTGGGTGGGTTGgtgagtgtatatatatatgtggcttggaATCAGAGAAGCAATATACAGGGGTTGGTGGCCGAAAGCTATATTAAATATTGATgttttcatatttataattaattattaatatttaaaattaaaaaatatatcgcCAACAATCTCTTAATCTAATGATAGACTCAATCGGCATGGTTATTATTATCAATGTAAGAGTATATGAGTTAAAGTGTGCTGAAACTCAttattattcttctatttatgaGTTAGGAGATGTTATGAgtagttttaaatattatataaaagagaacagatatgatcaaaatttataatgaaattgtttaaaaaatattttttttaaattttattattgatattttaaGTTTACCCATATTCctcaataatatatattatttttaaattctctgataaaatttatttatataatcattTGATGAAGTGTAGGAGGTGTTTGTTGGGTGATTTGGTGAAGTGGGTCCAATGCTTTTTACATAACACCTCATTAAATTTCAATACATTTTGACTTCTAATGTAATTGTTTCCAAAGggcaaatgataaaaaaaaagttttttttttaaattatcaaaatgggccaattatctaattatttaccggaatggttcatttttcgcgaaatcgcgtccacgtcagcgcgatgtcagggtacgcgccaggaaatcgcgtccacgtaagcgtgatttgctgacgtggcatcagtttatattttttagcttggaaaactttgaaaggccataacttttggctcggttgtccgattgagacaattttttttgatttcgaataacttttcgagatctacgcgctgacaaacaGCTGAAGGTGGTTTGCCGCagttttcgtcgaaaaagatccttttttgcccctaaatttcgattttttcggtttaaaattgaattttgaaacattcaaatcattattttccttatttatttggagtaaacaccagattttttttacagaattgttgtattattttttctaatttgacacgtgtatggaatatATCCGATAAATTGTTAGAACATagataatataattaagataataacagtattttaataatatgttaattaattagttgGTTAATATGCTTATTCATTTCCTTTAGTACTTTAGTTCAAATCTTGTTGGaaacattttttttgttgaatcaATTAACTCTTCTATATTACACCAATACTTTTTACATAACACCTCATTAAATTTCTATACATTTTTCcaagttctttattttttttaattgtttcatttgtttttttatttcaataattatttagcCTTTTTATGTCCAAATAagaaattattgtgttttaaaaGGATTGTTCAtgtgtatttatttaaatatattttgcttttttttcaataattttcaatgttatatttgataagtattttttaaatataaataattagtaaattggataaaattaagttgttaacttatttaattagTAAAGTGAAAATACAATGACCCCTAATTTTGCTAATAtagtatattaaataatttttttgatttttattgtaaattaatattatttaacgaaaattaaagtttaatgtatataaatgcattaaattaaaattgatgtataatttttgtatttatccctttattttacaaaataaactaaaaaattttgttaataattgGATACTAATTAACCCTGGTTCAAAACAAAACACAGGCAAATAAAACCaagaaaaacaacaaaatatCTTAAAAAGGAGAAATCTAAAAATTTCCTAAACAGACTTGTTTCAAATGCCCACAGAGAAGAAACCAAATGGCGGTTGTCTATGGTGGCCGGTGGGAGCGACGATCGGAGGCTGCTAAATCAGAAGCTTTCACCGGAGCATCTTCAACCCAAAAACAGTCTTATAGGCAAACCCTCCTCCGCCATTGCATGAGCGACAGAGCTTCCCTCGCGCGCGACAAACTGGAAACGACACTCCGAGAAGTTCCTAGTCGAAGCTTTCACATCCCAGGTAAGCGGCCGAGTTTCTGAGTAGTCGTCCTCTTTTGAGTTGATGTTGTTAATGACCAATCTGGAGTCACTTTCAGCAATAACGTATCGTGAGCCCATCTCTGACGCAAACTGAACACCATGCAACAGTGCGATAGCTTCAGCCAAAGCTACTGTCCCTACAAGGTGATGAACTCGAAACCCTGAACCCAAAATATTACCCTCTTCGTTTTTGATAATGGAACCCGATACCGCTTTCTGTCTTGCAATCGAGAAACCGGACACCACATTTAACTTTACCCAACCCATTGGAGGGGGATTCCAGCAGATCATACCCCTGGGTTTGGGATGTTGAAGATTGATGACAACTCTCGATGTTCCATGCTGAAACCCTTAATGAAGGTAACTACTTCGTCCGTTGTCTGTGTCATTTTCTCATGAACAAATTTATTTCGAGAGTACCAAATAGCCCATATTGAAATTGCAATTTCTTCTCTGCTGCCACTACCTGAATTTTCAAGGAGCCAGTTTAACCACTCATTAAAACTGAAATCTGCAATTGAATTTGGCCAATGATAGTTTAAACTCATCCATACTTGCTTAGCTAAACAACAATCGCGAACTATATGGATGTTAGATTCACTCTGATCACGGCAACGCAAACAGCGATTATCAACTATCGTTCTTCGAAAATGCAAGTTCTCAaaatttggaacgaaattttgAACAAACTTCCACACTAGAATCTTGATTTTTGTTGGACATTGTAAACGCCAAATTCTTTTGTACAACTTTCGGTTCAACATATCAACATTTGGAGACTTAATAAGGGCTATGTAACACTCTTGACTGAATAAATCCCAAATTTTTCACGAAACTAAATCAACTTATCTTGATCATTTTGAGGAATAAGAATACTTACAATTCGTTTGTAACGCCCCTATACCCGGTCCGATCGTATGGACCCAGTATAAGACTATTACGTTTGGTGCCAAAATGATTTTGATTAGAcactatttaatttaaacatttatacatagtattttaacttatttaacaaaaaaatttattaaaatatatacgtatGGGTCATTATTGAATGTTAGATTATGTTTAGAAATGATTTTAACACTATTTCTACTCAAACATggaaaaaaatattgataccgaaacaaaaggtatcgataccttgggTAAAATTTGGCAAAAATCAGTTTAAAAGTTCACTAAAACTTCGTGCAATATATTGGATTCAACTCAACACTTGAGACCAATTCAAGATgcatttaaaatacttaaaaacaaCTCCAAATCGATCACAATTATCACATTAACAAACCAATTTGCAAACATACTTATAGtttcaataattcatttcatatagaATCAAAATACTTCAAGCAAAACCAAAATAGATAGAGTTTTCAAGAGTTTGTATTTTAGTCCCTAACACATGGGCACACATTTGATCTACCTATGTACAtgtcattttaattcaaaatatggtacctactcttgaagctcttgaggatgtgatgagatgagagatcTCCTAGATCAACTCTATCTCTTCGAGTCTATCTGTACCTATGTGTTAAAATAAACGTGTTAAGCCAGTGAAGGCTTAGTAAGCACTACAAGAATAAATAggtaaatgaataataacataatattttaaacttattCAATAAATACATATTTACACACATGCAAGTTTCTTCAACTATACcttactttaataaaatttaacttacttTTTTTAAGTTatcaaacttacctcaacacatTAGTGATTCACTTTTATTCAGAACTCATATTCTTAGCCCAGAGTAGACTTTGTAGAACACATCGAatatacggaacaaatacagaggtgcattattatgcactattgaacaaagagcactaaagtgctatacagagagcacaaatgtgctaaACAGAAAGcactaatgtgctaataatcgGAGAACGTGCTAAGGtcccttaatggcatgccactaatatcctaataattctaaattatgTCTACTTAGGCATTAAAGttgaatttcatacatttaagtACTTTACATAAGTATTTTGGAAAAGATTTCACATTTCTCCATCatctacaatttagtccccattTCACAAATCACAAATATCACACATTTTTCACACATATACTTTTACCACAGCATCCGTAATTCTCCATctataattttctttacaaatatcataattcataatttaatccacttttattatctatttaaaattatatatatttaacatttctATTTTAAGTAATTCCATATCAcaatataaacatttaaataaaaataatttaaaaatcttgtAGTGCTTACAACAAAAAAGTTGAGATGAtgtattttcttcttccttcactcCTTGGCCttctctttccctttttcttcaattaggtcCTCTCCATATAATagttcatatcatatcatattccAATGTCGTTAAATAGTTCATATTGCTAGTcataatatcaataaatcatctaattttgTCAAGTCACATTCTATTTCAAACCATATAATTCACCTTCAGGGTGTTTTAACTAGCATTATATGTCATTTTTCACAGATTTATCATAATTCATTTTCTTTGTACATATATCAAAGTACTGATGCACCCTTAGGGTATTTGTATCTTGTTTTATAAATATATCGAATaatcatgttttgttatttttgttctaGTCGCATTTCAGATTTGAGGAAAGATACATAAATCAATCTGCTAACACACCAATATATGCACCAAAGTACTAATTAGGCATAAATGCATCGACTCCACCAACTACACCAAAATACACTCGTACCCACAGGGTATTTGAGCTGGTGATATGTTCTTGGCTCCCAAGGTACTACAGAACTATCACAATATAATATGCACATAGCGTTGAATCTCCCACctatcaaaaagttacaaaataaccATGAAACCATTTGAAGGTTTTCATTTAAGTAACTGGGCTGTTAAAATTGTCATTGTATGGCCTTCTTTGTTCACACGTCtgcaccaattgaaagctctctTTTCTCTCATCTTCTACAACTTTGAACATTACAAATTTATGAATCAAAATCCAAATAATTTTATTCTCTGACCTCTGGCACTGGCTATTAAATCAGCTTGGATGTAAGTTATGTTCTTCTACTTACGATAGGTACTATTCCACCATACTGCTCGTCAAATTATTTCTTGGAGCTCGCCggtcaaacttaaaaaaaaaaggacatAAGAACCGAGTGATTTAAATGAAAGCTTTTGACTTGTTTAGTGActcttttgtaactttttaaagttgaatgatcaaaatataaacttattaatagtttcgtgaacttagatatatatattttggattcAAGAAATTAGACAAGGTTGAAGCTGGAACCCATAGGTCAAAGATTATCAGCCCACTTAAATATAGTATATAGATGGCCTTATTGAGCCGATCCTTACTTGAAACATGATTTTGCCATAGTTGAGTTCTAGTCTacttcctcccaaaccttaaaaaaaaaaaaaacaatatttaccTCAAACTATCAATAACTTAGCGAAACAAACTACTAGTTCAATGGAAAGTAAAATTACTTAgtaatttattgattaataagTTGCAAAAGTTTCATCGTTCTTAAAATAGTAATTGCTCTCTAATCCTTCATGCAATTAAAAATATTTGGGTGATACATTCACTTTTGTATTGTTTAACTAGGTGTTTATTAGTCAGTTCGTACCATAAAATGATCTGAAAATTTTACATATCTCTTACTCGAGTCCATTCGTACCAGTCCCTGGGCCATCCCAAATTGACTTCAACCAATTTTGAGGTTGTGGGTAAATATTAAGAGGAAAAAGGTAAAAAGAATAGTTAGACATGAAAGGTATGCATTTGAAGACGAGGTGATatgtgattttatatttttagactattatatttaaatatgcgTTGAATATAAGTATTAGATAAATCTGAAACATGGTATAGAATTATACCTATTCAAAAGTCAGATTATGTGTTCAAGCTCGAAGTCTGGCTTAAAGTATTTAAagattttggtaaaaatataagTCTGTAAAATGAGTTTGAACAAAAAATttgtatcaatttaaaatataagttgGGCTTAGGTTAG is part of the Gossypium hirsutum isolate 1008001.06 chromosome D11, Gossypium_hirsutum_v2.1, whole genome shotgun sequence genome and encodes:
- the LOC121223483 gene encoding uncharacterized protein produces the protein MICWNPPPMGWVKLNVVSGFSIARQKAVSGSIIKNEEGNILGSGFRVHHLVGTVALAEAIALLHGVQFASEMGSRYVIAESDSRLVINNINSKEDDYSETRPLTWDVKASTRNFSECRFQFVAREGSSVAHAMAEEGLPIRLFLG